The Herminiimonas arsenitoxidans genome window below encodes:
- a CDS encoding acyl-CoA thioesterase: protein MASEHHTDLPAGKIPQMRVVPMPQDANMHGDVFGGWIMAQVDLAGAVCATRRANGRVVTIAVNSFLFKHPVFVGDLLSIYAEIVKVGNTSITVNVECYAERNRLDVEIVKVTEATLTYVATDSNRKARPLPPAIAPHK, encoded by the coding sequence ATGGCAAGTGAACACCACACCGATCTGCCCGCAGGCAAGATTCCACAAATGCGCGTCGTACCAATGCCGCAAGATGCCAATATGCACGGCGACGTATTCGGCGGCTGGATCATGGCACAGGTCGATTTGGCCGGGGCCGTCTGCGCAACACGCCGTGCCAATGGCCGCGTCGTGACCATCGCAGTGAATTCGTTTTTATTCAAACATCCGGTATTCGTCGGCGATCTGCTGTCCATCTATGCCGAGATCGTCAAAGTCGGCAATACCTCGATAACAGTGAATGTGGAATGTTATGCAGAACGCAATCGTCTGGATGTGGAAATCGTAAAAGTGACCGAAGCAACGCTCACCTATGTTGCGACAGACAGTAATCGCAAAGCGCGGCCATTACCACCGGCTATCGCACCGCATAAATAA
- a CDS encoding M20 aminoacylase family protein translates to MKLIDPIIQFHNELQAIRHEIHAHPELCFEERDTAELVAKKLTEWGIPIVRGMGVTGVVGIIKNGSSKRAVGLRADMDALPIQELNTFAHASKNQGKMHACGHDGHTAMLLGAAHYLSQHKNFDGTIYLIFQPAEEGGGGAKRMIDDGLFEQCPMEAVFGMHNWPGIAVGQFSVTPGPMMASSNEFEVIVSGKGAHAAQPHKGIDPIMVAVQIAQSWQTIITRNKSPIDAAALSITQIHAGSTTNVIPDDATLVGTVRTFDLKVLDLIETRMRAIAEHTAQAFDATVKFNFRRNYPPLINHAKETAFAVEVMQSIVGVDKVDPKVEPTMGAEDFAFMLQDKPGCYVFIGNGEGDHRSAGHGLGPCNLHNPSYDFNDDLLPIGATYWVRLAETFLKQA, encoded by the coding sequence ATGAAGTTGATTGATCCCATCATCCAGTTTCACAACGAATTGCAAGCGATTCGTCATGAAATTCACGCACATCCTGAGTTGTGCTTTGAAGAACGCGACACCGCTGAGCTAGTCGCGAAAAAATTAACTGAATGGGGCATACCCATAGTGCGCGGCATGGGCGTCACAGGCGTCGTCGGCATCATCAAGAATGGTAGTAGCAAGCGCGCAGTCGGCTTGCGTGCCGATATGGACGCCTTGCCTATACAGGAACTCAATACCTTCGCTCACGCTTCCAAGAATCAGGGAAAGATGCACGCCTGCGGCCACGATGGTCATACCGCGATGCTCTTGGGTGCTGCGCATTATCTGTCACAACACAAGAATTTCGACGGCACCATTTATCTGATCTTCCAACCGGCGGAAGAAGGCGGCGGCGGTGCGAAGCGCATGATAGACGACGGTCTCTTCGAGCAATGTCCAATGGAAGCTGTATTCGGCATGCATAACTGGCCCGGCATTGCAGTCGGCCAATTCAGTGTGACGCCCGGCCCGATGATGGCATCGAGCAATGAATTCGAAGTGATCGTCAGCGGCAAAGGTGCGCACGCAGCACAACCGCATAAAGGCATCGATCCGATCATGGTGGCAGTGCAAATTGCACAGAGCTGGCAAACCATCATCACGCGCAACAAGAGTCCTATCGACGCCGCAGCATTATCGATCACGCAAATCCACGCCGGCAGCACCACGAATGTGATTCCGGACGATGCAACGCTGGTCGGTACCGTGCGTACCTTCGATCTGAAAGTATTGGATTTGATAGAAACACGCATGCGCGCAATCGCAGAGCACACCGCGCAGGCCTTTGATGCAACGGTCAAATTCAACTTTCGACGCAACTATCCACCGCTGATCAATCATGCGAAAGAAACTGCATTCGCAGTTGAGGTCATGCAATCCATCGTCGGTGTCGACAAGGTAGATCCCAAAGTCGAGCCGACCATGGGCGCGGAAGATTTTGCCTTCATGCTGCAAGACAAACCCGGCTGCTATGTATTCATCGGTAATGGTGAAGGTGATCATCGCTCGGCTGGACACGGCCTGGGCCCATGCAATTTGCATAATCCCAGCTATGACTTCAACGATGATTTATTGCCTATCGGCGCGACCTATTGGGTGCGCTTGGCAGAGACTTTCCTGAAGCAGGCATAA
- a CDS encoding ABCB family ABC transporter ATP-binding protein/permease — protein sequence MRRSSASSEPAPPSSNRSDWSTLKTLFPYLWTYKWRVALALVFLIGAKVANVGVPLVLKRLIDSLTISPGSPQALLVLPLGILVAYGALRLSTTLFTELREYTFAKVTQRAVRTIALQVFRHLHSLSLRFHLNRQTGGMTRDIERGTKGISSLISYTLFSILPTLIEIALVLGYLALHYDIWFTVITGVALVSYIAFTVVVTEWRTHFRRTMNDLDSKANTKAIDSLINYETVKYFGNEDYEAKRYDEGLKRYETAAVKSQTSLSLLNTGQSSIIAIAVTLILWRATQGVINGTMTLGDLVLVNAFMIQLYIPLNFLGVIYREIKQSLADMERLFALLDQHREIADKPDTQALVTDGAEVRFSHVDFSYEEKRQILFDVDFTIAAGTTTAVVGHSGSGKSTLSRLLFRFYDVNKGAILIDGQDVRDVTQASLRQAIGIVPQDTVLFNDTIEYNIAYGKPGASKEAIVAAAKSAYIHDFIESLPDGYATMVGERGLKLSGGEKQRVAIARTLLKHPAILIFDEATSALDSKSEQAIQAQLKEIAKDRTTLIIAHRLSTIADAEQILVLDRGRIVERGSHMQLLAADGAYAQMWMRQQVRQDDELASPLPEDAEDTAENAPPKLPFDLY from the coding sequence ATGCGCCGTTCTTCCGCTTCATCCGAGCCAGCTCCACCATCCAGCAATCGTAGCGACTGGAGCACGCTCAAGACATTGTTCCCCTACTTGTGGACATACAAGTGGCGAGTCGCGCTCGCTTTGGTATTTTTGATAGGAGCCAAGGTTGCCAACGTAGGCGTACCGTTGGTGTTGAAGCGTTTGATTGATAGCCTGACAATTAGTCCGGGCAGCCCGCAAGCTTTGCTGGTGCTGCCGCTTGGCATATTGGTGGCGTACGGTGCCTTGCGTTTGTCGACCACATTATTTACCGAGTTACGCGAATACACTTTTGCCAAGGTCACGCAGCGCGCAGTGCGCACAATCGCGTTACAGGTATTCCGTCATCTGCATTCCTTGTCTTTACGCTTCCATTTGAATCGCCAGACTGGCGGCATGACGCGTGATATCGAGCGCGGTACCAAAGGCATTTCCTCGCTGATTTCCTACACGCTGTTCAGCATCTTGCCGACCTTGATTGAAATCGCATTGGTGCTCGGTTATCTGGCACTGCATTACGACATCTGGTTCACGGTGATTACTGGTGTGGCGCTGGTTAGTTATATTGCATTCACCGTCGTGGTGACGGAATGGCGCACGCACTTCCGCCGCACGATGAATGATCTCGATTCCAAGGCGAATACCAAGGCCATCGATTCGCTGATCAATTACGAGACAGTCAAATATTTCGGTAATGAAGATTACGAAGCCAAGCGTTACGACGAAGGCTTGAAGCGTTACGAAACAGCGGCCGTCAAATCGCAAACATCCTTGTCGCTGTTGAATACCGGACAATCGAGCATCATTGCGATAGCCGTCACTTTGATACTGTGGCGCGCAACGCAAGGTGTGATCAATGGCACGATGACTTTGGGTGATCTGGTGCTGGTGAACGCCTTCATGATTCAGTTGTATATTCCATTGAATTTTCTCGGTGTGATTTATCGCGAGATCAAGCAGAGTCTGGCTGATATGGAACGCCTGTTTGCATTGCTCGATCAACATCGTGAAATTGCCGACAAGCCCGATACGCAAGCGCTCGTGACTGATGGTGCTGAAGTGCGTTTCTCACATGTCGATTTCAGCTATGAAGAGAAGCGGCAGATTTTGTTCGACGTCGATTTCACGATAGCCGCTGGTACCACGACTGCAGTAGTCGGGCATAGTGGTTCCGGCAAGTCCACCTTGTCGCGTTTGCTGTTCCGTTTTTATGACGTAAACAAGGGCGCGATTCTGATCGATGGACAGGATGTGCGAGATGTCACACAAGCCTCCTTGCGTCAGGCGATAGGTATCGTGCCGCAGGACACGGTGCTGTTTAATGACACGATTGAATACAACATCGCCTACGGTAAACCGGGTGCAAGCAAGGAAGCGATTGTTGCTGCCGCCAAGTCTGCCTACATTCACGATTTCATTGAATCTTTGCCTGACGGCTATGCCACGATGGTGGGTGAGCGCGGCTTGAAATTGTCTGGTGGTGAAAAGCAGCGTGTGGCGATTGCGCGTACCTTGCTGAAGCATCCTGCGATTTTGATTTTTGATGAAGCGACATCGGCACTGGACTCCAAGTCTGAGCAGGCGATACAGGCGCAGCTCAAGGAAATTGCAAAAGACCGGACTACACTGATTATTGCGCACCGCCTGTCGACAATAGCCGATGCAGAGCAGATATTGGTATTGGATCGTGGTCGCATCGTCGAACGTGGCTCGCACATGCAGTTGCTGGCAGCTGATGGCGCTTATGCGCAAATGTGGATGCGTCAGCAAGTGCGGCAGGATGACGAGCTGGCGTCACCTTTGCCAGAGGACGCTGAAGATACTGCAGAAAATGCGCCGCCCAAGCTGCCTTTCGATTTGTATTAA
- a CDS encoding aminopeptidase, whose amino-acid sequence MLICSALLVSGCAQISYYAQATHGQSSLLAAARPIDDLLLDPEVDGKLKQRLARVKEMRQFAVQDLGLPDNASYKNYADLQRPYALWNVVATPELSMQPLQWCFPVAGCVSYRGYYSKDDAQDFAASLRADGYDVQVIGVPTYSTLGWFKDPVLSTFIRFPDGEVARLIFHELAHQVVYVKDDSQFNESFATTVEEVGVERWLATHSDEKTRLLYADLARRKKQFVALLLKYRQKLVENYADDVSDAEKRTRKKEIFAALQNEYQTLKVSWDGYAGYDRWFAEPLSNAHLASIATYHDFVPGFRALLREQKDFADFYRAVIALAALNKQERDQELTKLAAPASAITHAGR is encoded by the coding sequence ATGCTGATCTGCAGCGCCTTGTTAGTCAGCGGTTGTGCGCAAATCAGTTATTACGCGCAAGCGACACATGGGCAGTCCTCTTTGCTGGCCGCGGCTAGACCGATAGACGATTTATTGCTTGATCCAGAAGTGGATGGCAAGCTTAAACAGCGGCTTGCCAGGGTCAAGGAGATGCGTCAATTTGCCGTGCAGGATCTGGGTTTGCCGGATAACGCCAGTTATAAAAACTATGCTGATTTGCAGCGGCCATATGCGTTATGGAATGTGGTGGCGACGCCGGAATTGTCTATGCAGCCCTTGCAATGGTGTTTCCCGGTAGCTGGTTGCGTCAGTTATCGCGGGTATTACAGCAAGGACGATGCGCAGGATTTTGCGGCGAGTCTGCGCGCTGATGGCTACGACGTGCAAGTCATAGGTGTGCCTACTTATTCGACTTTGGGGTGGTTCAAGGATCCTGTTCTGTCCACGTTTATACGCTTCCCTGACGGTGAGGTGGCACGATTGATATTCCATGAGTTGGCGCATCAGGTCGTGTATGTCAAAGACGATAGCCAATTCAATGAATCGTTTGCCACGACGGTAGAGGAGGTCGGTGTCGAGCGTTGGCTGGCAACGCATAGCGATGAAAAGACGCGTCTGCTGTATGCTGATTTGGCACGGCGTAAAAAACAATTTGTCGCCTTGTTGCTGAAGTATCGTCAGAAGCTGGTCGAGAACTATGCCGATGATGTGAGCGATGCAGAGAAGCGGACGCGCAAGAAAGAAATCTTCGCTGCACTGCAAAATGAATATCAGACCTTAAAAGTCTCGTGGGACGGATACGCCGGTTACGACCGCTGGTTTGCCGAGCCTTTGTCGAATGCGCATCTGGCCTCGATTGCGACGTATCATGATTTCGTCCCCGGCTTCCGCGCCTTGTTGCGCGAGCAAAAGGACTTTGCCGATTTTTACCGTGCGGTGATAGCGCTGGCGGCATTGAACAAGCAGGAACGCGATCAGGAATTAACAAAGCTGGCTGCACCTGCTTCCGCGATTACGCATGCCGGGCGGTGA
- a CDS encoding Glu/Leu/Phe/Val family dehydrogenase, producing MSSQHELPSYLTPSGIGAWGVYLEQIDRVTPYLGSLARWVETLKRPKRILIVDVPIERDNGTVAHFEGYRVQHNTSRGPGKGGVRFHQDVTLSEVMALSAWMTVKNAAVNVPYGGAKGGIRVDPKTLSKAELERMTRRYTSEINIIIGPNKDIPAPDVNTNEQIMAWMMDTYSMNQGSTASGVVTGKPISLGGSLGRHDATGRGVFVVGCEVAAKRGLDIQGARIAVQGLGNVGGVAARLFFEAGAKIVAVQDHASTVVRASGLDIVALQAYVTKNGSVAGFPDADELQDAAQFWALDCDILVPAALEQQINESNAHQIKASIVLEGANGPTTPEADDILHDRGILVVPDVIANAGGVTVSYFEWVQDFSSFFWTEDEINSRLTRIMREAFAAVWALAEEKKVSLRTAAFIVGCTRVLQAREMRGLYP from the coding sequence ATGTCCAGCCAGCATGAACTGCCTTCCTACCTCACTCCATCCGGCATAGGCGCATGGGGTGTCTATCTCGAACAAATCGATCGTGTTACGCCGTATCTCGGTTCGCTTGCGCGCTGGGTGGAAACGCTCAAGCGACCCAAGCGCATCTTGATCGTCGACGTGCCGATAGAACGTGACAATGGCACGGTAGCGCATTTTGAAGGTTATCGCGTACAGCACAATACTTCGCGTGGTCCCGGCAAGGGCGGTGTACGTTTTCATCAAGATGTCACGCTGTCGGAAGTGATGGCCTTATCTGCGTGGATGACCGTCAAGAACGCTGCGGTGAACGTGCCTTACGGCGGTGCCAAAGGCGGCATACGCGTCGATCCTAAAACACTGTCGAAAGCTGAGTTGGAGCGCATGACGCGGCGCTACACCAGCGAGATCAATATCATCATCGGCCCCAACAAGGATATTCCAGCACCAGACGTCAACACCAATGAGCAAATCATGGCATGGATGATGGACACCTATTCGATGAATCAGGGCAGTACCGCATCGGGTGTGGTGACCGGCAAGCCGATTTCATTGGGCGGTAGTCTGGGACGGCACGATGCAACCGGTCGTGGAGTCTTTGTGGTTGGTTGCGAAGTGGCGGCCAAGCGCGGTCTGGATATACAGGGGGCGCGAATTGCGGTGCAAGGCCTGGGTAATGTCGGTGGTGTTGCTGCCAGGCTTTTCTTTGAAGCTGGTGCGAAGATCGTGGCGGTGCAAGATCATGCATCCACCGTGGTGCGTGCGAGTGGCCTCGATATCGTGGCATTGCAGGCCTATGTTACGAAAAACGGTAGCGTAGCGGGTTTTCCCGATGCGGATGAATTGCAGGATGCCGCCCAATTCTGGGCGCTGGATTGCGACATTCTGGTGCCGGCTGCACTAGAACAGCAAATCAACGAAAGCAATGCGCATCAGATCAAGGCTTCCATCGTGCTGGAAGGCGCGAATGGTCCGACCACGCCAGAGGCCGATGATATCCTGCACGACAGAGGTATATTGGTCGTGCCGGATGTGATTGCCAATGCGGGCGGTGTGACGGTCAGTTACTTTGAATGGGTACAGGATTTTTCCAGTTTCTTCTGGACTGAAGATGAAATCAATTCACGTCTGACGCGTATCATGCGTGAAGCATTTGCTGCCGTGTGGGCCTTGGCAGAAGAGAAGAAAGTGTCGCTGCGTACGGCGGCATTTATTGTTGGCTGTACGCGCGTATTACAGGCGCGTGAAATGCGTGGCTTGTATCCATAG
- a CDS encoding long-chain-fatty-acid--CoA ligase: MDKFWLKSYPEGVPAEIDSNQYGSLVELLDESFKKFADRKACICMDKSLTFGEVDVFSRELGAWLQSIGLAKGARVALMMPNILQYPIAIAAVLRAGYVVVNVNPLYKPRELEHQLTDSCAEAIIILENFASTLEKVIASTQVKHVIVASMGDMFSGVKGAIVNFVVRHVKKMVPAYTLPYAVTFKDVLKQAEGMTLQKQALGHQDLAFLQYTGGTTGTAKGAMLTHRNIIANVLQNEAWISPALNKLPKDKVLIFVCALPLYHIFALTTCGMLGAHLGVTNLLIPNPRDIPGFIKELMKYKVNFLPAVNTLYNGLLNNPDFAKVDFSELMLCNGGGMAVQQVVNDKWKALTGCAICEGYGLSETSPVATANPVTSNEFSGTIGLPVSSTELKIIDSNDNEVPHGSPGEIAIRGPQVMAGYWNNPIETAQSMTEDGFFKTGDIGVMDERGYTKIVDRKKDMILVSGFNVYPSEIEGVVAAHPGVLECACIGVPDEHTGEAVKLYVVRRDPALTEETLMAYCKEQFTGYKKPKWIEFRTELPKSNVGKILRRELRDEKVTA, translated from the coding sequence ATGGACAAGTTTTGGCTAAAGTCGTATCCAGAAGGCGTACCGGCAGAAATCGATTCCAACCAATATGGTTCTTTGGTTGAATTGCTGGATGAGTCATTCAAGAAATTCGCCGACCGCAAAGCCTGCATTTGCATGGACAAATCCCTTACGTTTGGTGAAGTGGATGTGTTTTCCCGAGAATTGGGCGCGTGGTTACAGAGCATAGGTTTGGCAAAAGGCGCGCGTGTCGCCCTGATGATGCCCAACATCTTGCAGTATCCGATTGCCATTGCTGCAGTCCTGCGTGCCGGCTACGTTGTCGTCAACGTCAATCCTCTATACAAACCGCGTGAGCTGGAACATCAGCTGACCGACTCCTGCGCGGAAGCCATCATCATCCTGGAGAACTTTGCCTCCACACTGGAAAAAGTCATCGCCAGCACGCAGGTCAAGCATGTCATCGTGGCCTCGATGGGCGATATGTTTAGCGGCGTGAAGGGCGCGATCGTTAATTTTGTCGTGCGTCATGTGAAGAAAATGGTGCCTGCTTACACTTTGCCGTATGCAGTTACCTTCAAGGATGTGCTGAAGCAGGCAGAAGGCATGACCTTGCAAAAGCAGGCGCTGGGTCATCAAGATCTCGCCTTCCTCCAATACACCGGCGGCACGACAGGCACCGCCAAAGGCGCGATGCTGACACATCGCAATATCATTGCCAATGTGCTGCAAAACGAAGCCTGGATTTCGCCGGCCTTGAACAAGCTACCCAAGGACAAGGTATTGATCTTCGTCTGTGCGTTGCCGCTGTACCATATCTTTGCATTGACGACGTGCGGCATGCTGGGTGCACATCTGGGCGTCACGAATCTCTTGATTCCGAATCCGCGCGACATTCCTGGCTTCATCAAGGAGTTGATGAAATACAAGGTGAACTTCCTGCCGGCGGTAAATACCTTGTACAACGGTTTGTTGAATAATCCTGATTTTGCCAAGGTCGATTTTTCTGAGCTGATGCTGTGTAACGGTGGCGGCATGGCGGTGCAACAGGTTGTCAATGACAAATGGAAGGCGTTGACGGGTTGCGCCATTTGCGAAGGATATGGTTTGTCGGAAACGTCACCAGTGGCGACGGCCAATCCTGTTACTTCAAACGAGTTTTCCGGCACCATCGGTTTGCCGGTTTCTTCGACCGAGTTGAAGATCATCGACAGCAATGACAATGAAGTACCGCACGGCAGTCCCGGCGAAATCGCTATTCGCGGCCCGCAAGTGATGGCGGGTTACTGGAACAATCCTATCGAGACGGCACAGTCGATGACGGAAGACGGTTTCTTCAAGACTGGCGATATCGGCGTCATGGATGAACGCGGTTATACCAAGATCGTCGATCGCAAGAAAGACATGATTCTGGTATCCGGCTTCAACGTTTATCCAAGCGAAATCGAAGGCGTGGTTGCTGCGCATCCTGGCGTGCTGGAATGCGCGTGCATAGGCGTGCCGGATGAACACACGGGCGAGGCCGTCAAGTTATACGTAGTGCGTAGAGATCCAGCTTTGACCGAAGAAACCTTGATGGCTTATTGCAAGGAGCAATTCACCGGTTACAAGAAGCCGAAATGGATAGAGTTCCGCACCGAATTGCCGAAATCAAATGTAGGCAAAATCTTGCGGCGTGAACTGCGGGATGAAAAGGTTACAGCTTGA
- a CDS encoding ABC transporter ATP-binding protein/permease, translating into MPKERIDWRAVWRLIQPYWVSEEKWRARGLLLTIVALALGMVYLEVLFNTWNREFYNALETKNYKIFTEQLWRFTYLAFIFIAVAIYRIYLTQALQMRWRMWMTKQYMARWLNHQAYYRIEQTHTADNPDQRIAEDLNLLTAGTLSLSLGFLSSVVTLISFIGILWAVSGPISFMLASQEITIPGYMVWFAIAYAGIGSVIVGLVGWPLVSKNYLRQRFEADFRFGLIRVRENAEAVALYRGEAEEGVQLNDRFQRIRDNWWGIMRTTKSLNLVSTFYSQFANIFPFLMAAPRYFSGAITLGGLMQISSAFGQVQGALSWFISAFTDLAEWKASVNRLAGFHTAVDAAQVDIDGVKVETNNVGAILIDRLTLNLPDGQPLTSALTVDIQAGQHILIAGPSGCGKSTLVRAIAGIWPYGSGNIEIPKSWKLLFLPQKSYLPIGTLRAAVAYPAGEKTYTDLAIQHYFDLCKLPHLKQQLDHVDNWSQRLSPGEQQRVAFVRALLTRPDVLFMDEASSALDTETEDFVYQLIVQELPEAAIVSVAHRESVAKYHKMRWQFVADMSVPRVDSDESQRGQYTIQCTKQGKA; encoded by the coding sequence ATGCCTAAAGAACGTATCGATTGGCGCGCCGTTTGGCGTTTGATTCAACCTTATTGGGTATCGGAAGAAAAATGGCGTGCGCGTGGATTGCTGCTCACCATCGTTGCGCTTGCCTTGGGCATGGTCTACCTCGAGGTATTGTTCAATACCTGGAATCGCGAGTTCTATAACGCGCTGGAGACGAAGAACTACAAGATATTTACCGAGCAGTTGTGGCGCTTCACTTATCTTGCCTTCATCTTCATCGCTGTTGCCATTTATCGCATCTACCTGACGCAAGCACTGCAAATGCGCTGGCGTATGTGGATGACCAAGCAGTACATGGCGCGCTGGCTGAATCATCAGGCTTATTATCGGATCGAACAAACGCACACTGCGGATAATCCGGATCAACGTATCGCGGAAGATTTGAATCTCCTTACCGCTGGAACCTTGTCACTGTCGCTAGGTTTTCTGTCTAGTGTCGTCACGCTGATTTCCTTCATAGGTATCTTGTGGGCGGTTAGTGGGCCGATTTCATTCATGCTTGCTTCGCAGGAAATAACGATACCTGGCTACATGGTATGGTTTGCGATTGCCTATGCGGGTATAGGGTCAGTGATTGTCGGTTTGGTCGGCTGGCCTTTGGTTAGCAAGAATTATTTGCGTCAACGCTTTGAAGCAGATTTTCGTTTTGGTCTGATACGCGTGCGTGAGAATGCAGAAGCAGTCGCGCTATATCGCGGCGAAGCCGAAGAAGGTGTGCAACTGAATGACCGCTTCCAGCGCATACGCGATAACTGGTGGGGCATTATGCGCACCACCAAGAGTCTGAATCTGGTTTCTACTTTCTATTCGCAATTCGCCAATATCTTCCCGTTTCTGATGGCTGCGCCGCGCTATTTTTCCGGCGCGATCACGCTGGGTGGCCTGATGCAAATCAGCTCGGCTTTCGGACAAGTACAAGGTGCCTTGTCATGGTTCATTTCTGCCTTTACCGACTTGGCTGAATGGAAGGCCAGCGTCAATCGTCTGGCTGGATTTCATACGGCCGTCGATGCTGCGCAAGTGGATATAGATGGTGTGAAGGTAGAGACGAATAATGTAGGCGCAATTCTGATTGATCGCCTCACATTGAATTTGCCGGATGGACAGCCATTGACGTCTGCGCTGACCGTCGATATTCAGGCCGGTCAGCACATTCTGATTGCAGGACCGTCGGGTTGCGGCAAGTCGACATTGGTGCGTGCGATTGCCGGCATCTGGCCTTACGGTAGCGGCAATATTGAAATTCCGAAAAGCTGGAAGCTGCTTTTTCTGCCGCAAAAAAGTTATCTACCTATCGGTACCTTACGCGCTGCGGTTGCTTATCCAGCCGGTGAAAAAACGTATACCGATCTGGCGATTCAACACTATTTCGATCTGTGCAAATTGCCGCACCTGAAACAGCAACTCGATCATGTCGATAACTGGAGTCAGCGTTTGTCTCCTGGTGAGCAGCAACGCGTTGCTTTTGTACGTGCTTTGCTGACGCGGCCGGATGTACTCTTCATGGATGAAGCAAGTAGTGCGCTGGACACGGAAACGGAAGATTTTGTTTACCAATTAATCGTGCAGGAATTGCCGGAAGCCGCGATAGTCAGCGTCGCACATCGTGAGAGCGTGGCGAAGTATCATAAAATGCGTTGGCAGTTCGTCGCAGATATGAGCGTGCCGCGAGTCGACAGCGATGAATCGCAGCGCGGACAATATACAATTCAATGCACGAAGCAGGGTAAGGCATAG
- a CDS encoding DUF3047 domain-containing protein, translating to MKFISTIALLSLLAGCAQVPVGTDSASVNTRIVHFSEGAPGSMPSAWEPMIIHRNKKLTEYSLVDDNGTTVLHARAAKAASGLMQKVDIDPMPDLMINWKWRINGLVESANNYDRGLEDAPARIILGFDGDKDSLPFSDQIMFETARLLTGREVPYATLMYIWGRKAPVGTVIPNARSNRVKMIVAESGREGIGEWHSFTRDIVADYEKAFGEKPGKLIGVGVLTDTDNTGETVEAWYGDINLSR from the coding sequence ATGAAATTCATTTCCACAATTGCATTGCTATCCTTACTTGCCGGTTGCGCGCAAGTACCAGTCGGTACTGATTCTGCTTCGGTCAATACGCGTATCGTTCATTTCTCTGAAGGTGCCCCAGGCAGCATGCCATCAGCCTGGGAACCGATGATCATTCATCGCAACAAGAAGCTGACTGAATATTCTCTGGTTGACGATAATGGAACGACGGTATTGCATGCGCGTGCTGCTAAAGCTGCATCAGGCTTGATGCAAAAAGTGGATATCGATCCCATGCCGGATCTGATGATCAACTGGAAGTGGCGCATCAACGGTCTAGTCGAATCAGCGAACAATTACGATCGCGGCCTAGAGGATGCGCCTGCGCGCATCATTCTGGGTTTCGATGGTGACAAGGACAGTTTGCCTTTCTCCGATCAGATCATGTTTGAAACGGCACGCTTGCTGACGGGACGAGAAGTCCCTTATGCAACGCTGATGTATATCTGGGGGCGCAAAGCACCAGTAGGCACGGTAATCCCGAATGCACGCAGCAATCGCGTCAAGATGATAGTCGCGGAAAGCGGCCGTGAAGGTATAGGCGAGTGGCACAGTTTTACGCGCGATATCGTTGCTGATTATGAAAAAGCCTTCGGTGAAAAGCCGGGCAAGTTGATAGGCGTCGGTGTACTGACCGATACTGATAACACGGGTGAAACGGTAGAAGCCTGGTACGGCGATATCAATTTGTCACGCTAG